The sequence CGTTTCCGTCACAGAATGGGTCCAAATTTAGgattaaaaaagatatctatACTGATCGACATAAGAATTATAGCTAGTGGCATTTCACTAGAAATATGAAAACTTCAATcatattcattttgattttaaaaagcatAACATGCATGTacatcaaattaatataatacaattcTTTTTTGTACCTTGAAAATAAAATCCTTATACAATATCAGATTTCCACACTCACACACTTACAAAGCCTGAATTAATTGCTTAGATATTTTTCGTTTAGCCATATCTTTCACAGCCGATATAACAATCAAATTTGAGTTTCGTTttagttatttaattttgtaaaaagttcTTTAAAACCTTCAtcctttaattttgaaaattttggtgtcTAATGGATTAGAGTTGGAACGGTAGTTGTTGAAAGTTTCTGAAttcgttttaaacatttttttctgaccagatttataaaaaaaaacaaattaacaactaaCTGCTGGTCTGATAATAGTGTCGACGCATCTATTATCAACACTACAGTTGTCGGCGgacattatatattatatatgcaaTGCCCTATTAATTCTTGTTTTAGTATCATTGTTATTTGTCAGTCAAGGAAACAGATTAATGATATAGAGTGACtgacatacaagtgagaggtttagctagctataaaaccaggtttaatcaaacttttttttataaaggaaaaTACCTGTGCCAAATCACGAGTTTTTATctattcttttgatgtgtttgaacttttgattttgccatttgaataagaactttccgttttgaattttcctgggagttcagtatttttgttattttacatttttcatggCTTTTAAAACAGCTTTTGATGAGGCAATTCTTGATTCTGATTATATCAATTTCGAATAATACAAATACCCTTAGattggtttaaactaaaacCTTGACCTTTCAAAAAACAATACTGGCTTCTTATGTTTACAAAACTCTTGAGTTTTTATTATCTTATCATTTAGAAGTCTGATATGACTCTTTAACTGTTTTTATCAATCAAATAGATTTTTAAGTATCAACACCCTAtcattttttaaggaaaaatcTATGGATTCAAATTgcatatatcatataatatatgattAAGACAAATTAAAACAGTCCTATTTTTTCGCAGATTTAAATGTTCACCTATTTTGGAAGAACTCTTTATATAATTTCGGAAACTAatagataaatacattttttctctCGATTATCGGTACTTGTTCAAAGTGTTATTGTGTtcttatatttgtctttataaattattactttttatgGTCTATTTTTGCCATATTCAGTTGACGTGACTCGTTACTTacacatcccgtcattgtgttaatGTGCTTTGTATGTGGTAAAATGTTGTAttcttgtttttcgtttttgcttatgtgctttgtctatatataagccgttttgttttactttgttgacatatttgtttgtttttgtggcgattaagattataacacaatgttgactgctgtacccctatttttgacatttcaactaatttgtctgtttattttgttcacacactgttgtcaatacaatggaattttatgcgactgtcatacacattagaggtttatctagctatTAAGCCAGGTTTAAGCCGTTTTATGTTTTTGAGCTttggattttgccatttgattagggactttctgttttgaattttcctcagatttcggtattttttgttttttttactttttgcctTGATGACGTATTACACGACGGGTGTATCATGTGGAGCAGGGTCTTCTTACCTTTCTGAAACACTTGATACCACTCCTGGTGTTCGTGTTGCTATTTATATATAAGGTACTGTACAGACTGTTGGAAGTTTTCAACTTATGAGCTCAAATGCCCACTTAACGTCTTCCTCCTTAAGAtcttaaaatatatctttagTTTATTTTACACGGCACTACCAAGAGGGATATTTCAAACTTTATCCTATTGTTTCTTTCTAATTGAcgaaaacattttcatttatttttcattttacaccTTTTGCGCCTGTTCGAGTTTACCTCATTTCTGCATTATTCCTCTCTCCTTTCGAAGAGCCCGTAGAAGCAGTCATGATTTGTTGCAGTATGTCCACTTTCCTCCTACAATATCATATCCTCCAATATATCTGTGTTTATACAACAGTAATCATACGAATCGATTTCATTCGACTTAACGGTATGATTTATGACCTGTAGCATGTGTCAGAGGTTGGAAATATGAAACCTGGCTCACCAGAATCCATTCGGAATCCAGTCGATAGTAGGATCTTATCTAAGGTATTCCGATAACACAATTCTTTCTCAGTAGCCGTCAAATGCTGTAATAATACGTAACGAAAGATAATTGCATaggtcaaatatttgtttatttcaaaaacattttgttttcttatctgAAATAGACCGGAAGCGCGTTTACTGGAAGATAACGAGGCTTCTGTAGTAATAGGATGTTGCATTGAATATTTGAAGGCCTATGTGTGTTTTATTACATCAACAATTAGTGATACCTAGCTAGATCTTATGCGACAGACGTTTTTCTGCTATTCGCCATCTTTaagcaaaaaacaaatatcaggTAGCGGTCATAAATTATCATCAATAAGGTTGTTATAGAAACAGGACTTACAAATGCTGGCTTTATAATGGAAGGTCATGACGAGGAGGGGTAagattttatgcattttttccatataacaaatatttacgTTTATTATCAGTTAACGGTTCATAGAGCACATTGATCTAAAGGTAGTCATTATCAATAATGTGagaacaaatatttatcaatagaAGGTTTGTGTTGTACATCATTTTGAAGTAATATATTAGGTTGATGTTTAACGCGAAATTACAGAAGGAAGGGTTATCTTACAGAATCGATGATAAACGGCAAGTAATGAAAcggaaaaattataaattcctAACACCTGTTGCCAAGAATGTAATGATCGATTGaacttaaaacatgtaaaatatataaattataaatcattcACATACAACATATTGATGGTTCAATCATCACCATATGAAGAGGCGTCAACCCAACATAATTATTGGGAGATCTGTGTCATTCGCTTTGTTAGtatgaaataacaaatatttgcaCTGAAGATGCTTAAAAGATAGTTGGTATTTTATCCAATTATGACACACCCATCCCTCAACAGATTGCAGCCCAGCTGGGTTAATTAGATCTAGCCGTGTGTATCTCTACATAAATACTGATAAATACTGTAACACAAACACACTTATACCACGGTACTGTTAAGAACACAATCATTTCATCTTCAGAAGTCATggcattttttcaaaaaatgttcaaGGACTTAGACAGAATTGTTTGTGTACAGACTCTCTGTCAATACAAATAATGTGTTTATCTGAGTATTAATGATAGGTTCATTCTCCGTGACAACTACGAGTGATCTCACCGGTTTGATCCTCCCAATGATGCCATCAACACGTGTGCATGTTCTATGTAATTAATCTGCATGCATTTAATTAGTGTGTGTTGTGTTTGACATTGTGTGTATTTAATTATGGGAATGTTCTATTACTATTTATTATTGATAGAGAATAAATGTAGAATTGGGAACCGTATTGATTTGTAGTATATTAGCTGGGATTGAGTTTCTGACTGACATCAACAGATAATAGACCAACAGAATCCAGCCACTTATGTTTTAACTGAAGGCTTTACAATAATGAACAAAATGGAAAATCATACATGGTAGCTTTAAGTATCCAGACAGACAATGGcaaaaataacttataaattaaagatttgcattattataataataatgttaataTTACTTTGTAATATGTACTTGATCAGgaacagaattaaaaaaaaagaatgttctCTATGCCGGTAAAGTTTTAGGACAAGTGTTGTGCGATCTtttaattactcatttaaacTTTGAATGAACAAAAGGAGGAAACCCAATCGAAACCTTCCTCACTcgtgtatatttataaataaacttttctATTGGTTTCTATACTTGTTTCGATTGAGAACACAGATCAATAGTTTAAATCTGACCAAATATgctaataaatttattttagtaaCACATACGAGTCtattactagtatattataCATCAGTTGATCATTTTTTAGAACTCTGTTAAAACTCACATTGGAACGACTAATATCCATATACAAGATCACTGAGACACAAAGGCGTCAGACTATTGATTGTTCACAAGTGATTGCTGAGGATGATGCCAAAATATGTCGTATTGATCCCGGATTACACAACAATCAGGATTATTAGCCGTAGGCGACAGATTTGTAACTATATCCCACATCAATTACAGGCATGGTAAACATATTTTCCCAGTGAAAATTGCATCCAGAAAATCCAGAATTTCAACAAATCTAGCAACAGCTTCATTCCGGAACATCCTatgttaaatttcttttataataatttaacaaatttctgtaaaaattttaaTCCAACTACCTGTATCATGAACGCAGTAGTCAATTCTAAGGTCGATAGTTTTTTATATTTCGTAGCCCACAATTGTTTTAGTGTGCATTTCATATCCAAATAGagataaaatatcatattttaatatctgcttattttattttcagtttagaAAGCCGGGATAACCCATTTGTTCCGGGTGGCAGTCTTGATCAAGAAGCTTCGGATATCCTCAAGAGGGCTACGATAATTCGGGATCAATTTATATTAagtgaacatagaaaatatagtGATATAGAACAAAATCCAGCACCCGAAAATACCGACATTAGAAATGATGTACACAATACATGTGAGAATTCAAATAAGGATATTGTAGAGGAGACTATTCTGCAACAAAGTACAAACAGTACGCAGGCGCTTCCGGAAACTAAACTAAATGGCAAAACTATATCGACGGATTCTCAGCCAGTGGATATTAATCAGAAAGACGGAACACTGGACAGATCACTgaaagataaaaagaaacaaaaaaaatgttgtagtGTTATGTAGCATTATCAAGGAATCATTTCGTGATGCGGATTTACATTAGCTTCCAATTTCACTTGCGTTATCTGGTTTAAAAGGGAATATGCGCGTGATGGTCCTGGATGGTGAAGCGTGAATCGGTGGAAGTGTCGTGCCATAAAAGAATGGAAGAAAATGTCTGGCTTCCTATCGCTCCGTCAACAAACAGGTTATGTGTTCAACATAATTGTACATTCATTAATTAATTACGCATTAAATTTAGTCTTCATAAGAGTCAAAATACCAATACAAATCCAGATCTGTGAGGTATACACGTCTTATACACGTTACTTTCGCATTTAGTAAACCATTTCATTGTATGTTAATTGCTGTAAATTTCTTTAGGCAATACATAAACGGTGGATTCACGAGAAGAAGGACGATACTTAATAACTATGAAAACTACAATTAGCTTTCACTTGCAAATTACCAAATATGGTgaatcaaaaatatatgttgcttatgtttatttcaagttaaataaaatgaaatatatttttgcacCAGTTTCGATGCACTTTCGAAGGAACACGTGATGTTGGTGTTTATTTCTCAGAACAGCATCGAGATAGTTAACTGATcttcaaatttgttttcctGCAAAACCAAAATGTTCACCATTTTATAATCCATATTTCCTGTTATTCAAGTTCCAAAACAAAGAAGACAGTGGTAAATCTTTGAAAGCCAGGCGATGAATAATACACGTATTTTGGTCCTAGAATAAATAGAAAGCAATCATTTGATAGAATAAGAGGCGATCTTACACAGACACAAATTCTCTAGagtacaaaacacaaaatacaaaaaaataagacaaccaACCTCTGCAGAGGTCatcatgacttgggacaagctCATGAACATGAGGCATGGTGTTTTTATCTTGCACGTAAACATGAGGAGATAtattatgattgacaatgagacaattttcccCAGAACATtcattgtagaaaaaaatctgaaatagtttaaaattcctccaaattcaaaattataagaCAATGCATTATATGAAATGTTATTCAATTATAGCGTGAAATGACTATTTTCACCCCTGatttgcattttaattttaaacattttctctgaaactgatgaAACCAAACTTgacataaacatgattaatGACCCTTAGTGTATctcgattttaattttcaaactaaATTCTATTTCATTAACCAACATCGCCTCCCATTatctaaaaacaaatcaaagtgAAATCAAGATCAAAGTGCCTAAATCCATTAACACACAGTTTCCAACgacagctttaaaaaaaatgtttaatgttaatcTTTGCTCAAAATCTGTATGAAAAATGAGTAcaacaatggaaaaaaaaagttaaaaaaaaaataaaagttaaaaaaaaaaaacaatggaaaaAGCCATTTTATGCTTTAAATCTGTGACTGAGATATTTgtattttccatttgttttcCCGCTTTGTAAGTTGGGTCACTAATTTTTATTTGCACGAGATTGTTTTAAGCGTGCAAGGTTTTCATCCAAAATGGGATGCTTTTATATGATGAATGACATTTCGATTATGTGTATTGTGTTGAGATCAGGTACACAATGTTGTACAAACAAATCACGAGAGCATGAAAGTAACTTGATGAGAGCAAGTAATCAAAAGGAAAAACTAAAAAAGATTGTTCACAGTTTGCCAGCCTGATAATTCGCAACAATTATCTTGAGTGTCAGTGGGTGGTTGGcgtagatataaaaaaaatcccaaatgtcaaatgttttgttttttttttccattcacAATTGAATGTCTCTGGTCAATTCATGTCTGAATTAAGAGTGTTGCTATACTGGGGACAACACTTTGATGTATCATTTAAtatgtattaaatatatatatatcagtctaaagatttgcatgacggtactgatataaggtgttattAAACGAAATTGTTCTTATTAAATCGTGCATGcaaatatttcggctcaacaaatctttagactgatgtaattttttccttatctgcatagtatcgcctattctagacgatccggtacatagtaaatttgctggttggtcctttttatagacttttatatatatattaacgcctaaaaagtgtacatatTAAACAACACCAGTAACATAAAaaggaactataaatgtaattattttaaatatttcggataacagatatccttcatcGGTATATATGATTGAGATGTTGAATGAATCAATTATCAGTCTACTTAGATTAAGctgttacaattttgaaatttatacaataaaaaagtcaaaccgAACATCAGGTAAGACGCTTGCACAATTCTAAAAATTTGTTAAACACGACATAGGTTATATGAAATTACATCAGAGAGTTcaaatatatgattaaaataaaaataataatgtgcgatATGAATTAACTAGCTCAACTCCAAAGCTTTAACGGTATCGATAATTATGATGTTACAAGAAAGATTGCGTCAATAAGAATtccaaataaacagcactgaacggtctcagaggcggatttaggggggggggggggggggcaggggcCCGGGCCCctctttttgggaaaaaatttggttgcttatatagggaatcacttaagcgtgactggagcgggccccctcttaggtcagtcagtgggcccccacttatgaaaatttctggatccgccactgggtctcaatttgtatatatataacagtgGTTTATTAAAAGAATTGTGTAAACCATGTTATATTTGGTTGGTTATGTTATGTCCCTTGATCGACAGTTTATTAATATTACCAGACATGCTATTGTTATATAATTGAACTTAATTTCTGCTATTCATTAATGCTTGTGATATCATCATATCGTAATATTATTTCCGACAATTGAAAATCTATAATCAAATGAAGAATAAAAGGCAAACTGCATTGTTACATAATTTAGGAAAGGAATCTTAGTTTATGGGATACCATTAGTAATGGAATTCTTCAAGCAAAGAGTTTCGATTGATTCCAGTGCATTACGAACTGATATCTTACAAGAAACCCAATTAATTATGAATATGACCATAGAAATAGCTAAGCAACGCACGTGTTATAAACCtgtaaacattaataaaaggcGGTTTCACTGATCATTTTCTGATACAGGTTGCTGAAAAGTTTGAATCAATAACTGTAGCGCCAAAATCCAAAAATAATGTAAGTACGTCATGCTGTATTATCCGCCTGTTTCTGGAATGCCAGGTTAATTAGGAACTCCGTTACCATTACCATAGACCAATCCCAGTTCTCCAACAATTAATAGTTTGCATAGTCTGTGTAAGTACCTTGATAAGATTACAGCTCCTACGCTCAAACTCTCGTGatatattatatcaatataCCGCTTAAAACCACTTGATAGCTCCTACACA is a genomic window of Mytilus trossulus isolate FHL-02 chromosome 1, PNRI_Mtr1.1.1.hap1, whole genome shotgun sequence containing:
- the LOC134696875 gene encoding uncharacterized protein LOC134696875 isoform X3, with the translated sequence MTTQKRVSFGMKGSMVETLIIDDYPEPTEADEPGICNCYFYNHDTILKNKVTFCDTPKDNTPPQASEQSVDQTITYSEILILDSPPAGHKNIKRTPSLESRDNPFVPGGSLDQEASDILKRATIIRDQFILSEHRKYSDIEQNPAPENTDIRNDVHNTCENSNKDIVEETILQQSTNSTQALPETKLNGKTISTDSQPVDINQKDGTLDRSLKDKKKQKKCCSVM
- the LOC134696875 gene encoding uncharacterized protein LOC134696875 isoform X2, producing MSISEADDCSHDEAAKLVLENSNSDGKTNRKKNKERKSVRISDDEITFYPSDSGYITSKGENTNLLDDWSEEGCNNTITVEEWTEEVFRTDNVLKDITVPSLESRDNPFVPGGSLDQEASDILKRATIIRDQFILSEHRKYSDIEQNPAPENTDIRNDVHNTCENSNKDIVEETILQQSTNSTQALPETKLNGKTISTDSQPVDINQKDGTLDRSLKDKKKQKKCCSVM
- the LOC134696875 gene encoding uncharacterized protein LOC134696875 isoform X5; the protein is MSTADETDVKNNNYIQLESTRKKDSNCTCTCHDTILKNKVTFCDTPKDNTPPQASEQSVDQTITYSEILILDSPPAGHKNIKRTPSLESRDNPFVPGGSLDQEASDILKRATIIRDQFILSEHRKYSDIEQNPAPENTDIRNDVHNTCENSNKDIVEETILQQSTNSTQALPETKLNGKTISTDSQPVDINQKDGTLDRSLKDKKKQKKCCSVM